Genomic DNA from Hordeum vulgare subsp. vulgare chromosome 2H, MorexV3_pseudomolecules_assembly, whole genome shotgun sequence:
ACCGGACTGTCGGGAGCCTCGGAGGCATATGTTTCAACGCAAAGGACGCCTTGCTTCCCCACCGCTTGTTGGAGTGGAACCCCGGGCTGATGCTTCAGCAGGAGGGGAAGGGGGTACCTTTGCTTTCGTGTAGCTCATGCAGGATCGAAAAAAGTTCTTGCAAGAGAAAAACTAGGCAAGACACCAGTTGTGTACGTCGGTGGTGGTCTTCATGGGACCCAAGCCATGGCGGCCTCCCGTGTTCTACTTCTCCTCGATGATGGCGATGGCCTTGGAGGCGCTGGCCACCAATTCGTCACTCTCCGCGCACCCGACTTCTCTCTCTGCATGCATGGCGCGGCCGCACGCACGGGAGGCACGGTCGTATACACGAGAGGCACAGTCGTCTTCGTGCTCCCCGTCGTGTCGGCGTGGAGCAACTCACCACACCTCATCCAGATGGCATGGAGCAACGAGTTACTGAACCACGCGTCAGCTTGGGTGGCAACTGGCTCTGTCAAGCTAGGCAAGGGATGTGGAGCAGTGAGCTGCCTCGCTTGTGCTTGTATCCGACGGGCTCAGTGGGCCACCCGGCCTCCTTGGATGCTGGAGAAATGCTCTGCGAAAGCCATCAAAAGAATGGATAGAATGATGAAGATGGGTATGGGGGAGTGGCGGAGGGTGTGATTCTGGTCCAGTGTCCGATCTCGTTTAAATAGAGAGTGGATGGGAGGAGCTCGGTTGGCATTGCGTTTAAATAGAGGTCTCGTTTAAATAGAGGGCAGATGGAAGGACTCATGAACGGACATGTGGTCGGAATAGTTTTCTCGGCTTCCATGCAGGTTTCATGGAGGCGTTTGAATGCGGCGAGGGGGCATGTTCAGTCGGGTGTGGAGCGGGCGGCGCCCTCGACCGACGGGCCTCTTCAACGGCGAAGGCAGCGAGAGGTCATGTCCGCCCTGATCCGCCTTTAATGTGGAGCGGCGCCCTCTACGACAACATGAATGCACACAACTGGCGTTGGGCGGGGAGCGGGGCGTGCGGGAGTGACCATTTTGAACCCGTCCCTTATAATTTAGCTCGTTATATGACCCTTTATCTTTTAACTCCTTATATTTGGTATGCTAAATAAAAGCGATTTCTAGCCGATCTGCTAAACTTAACTTCCTAAAAATGCAGAatctttttagtttagtttacatACTCGTCCATCTCGATGTAtaagtcatcttaggttgtgcaccgtgaccaagacgaagaagaaaacaaaagaaattaatgttaatttgctaattaataccATTACATGCAATAGATTGACCACTGCATgtcgtgctagttagtctcaagtcattaaaaacatacacaTCCCACGTAATGGAGTACAACATTTGAACCATATATTTGCACACATATAtatccaaataaaataattaaggttcgaCACAATTCATGAATATTACTAATTCAAAGCTTACAAACTAAATTATTCAAAGTTTACAAACCATATTATTCAAAGTCAAACACAGGGAAGGGCATAAACAAAGTAAGGGGTATGATAAAACGAAAGTGTCATTCTCACCTCGCTCATATGAGCTCAGGTGAATTGTAAAATCCAAAAAAAGTTTCAAACAATTATGAAAGTATTTTTTGGATAAAATGACAAATGTCTTCGatgcttgcaaagtttcatcatggAATGACATTTGTGGAAGGCAaggcaaaaatgataaaatcagcACTTAAAAAATCTTTTGAAATTAACTATTTTGGAGTATCGGTTTTGTTTTTTCATCATGACTTCCGCGAGTATCATTTTATGATGAATCTttgcaagccatgaaaacatttaTCAGAGTTTTACCAAAAAATCAGgattttttaaatttatttacATTTTTTTCGATTTTACAGTTGAGCCTTGTGTCCATTGTAGAAGTCCTATGGAGTAGCCACTCATACTCATCAATTTATCTTGGAGTTAAGTATGAACTTCTTGGTTCTTGATGCTTCAATGTGTTGCGAGAAATGTCTATATCATGTTTGTATCGTGCTTCGGCTCAACAAGATACTCATTGAAGATGTACTGATAGTTGTATGTATGTCTATCATCTTCAATGTCCTGTCTTGCAAGATGATGCAACATTTCATTATTTTCCATATGACCTTGGTGTTTCAATACTCGAGAGGGCCCCAAATAATGCTCAAGGGATTTTTAAAAGCACACCGAAAGCTCTCTATCCACATCCTTCTTTGTCGATACTTCATGCATTGCAAAGTAAGATATCTTGATCTCTTGAGGACACTGGATTGTTTTTACAAATGTGGCCCATGAAGGATAGATGTCATCTGCAAGGCAGTAAACCATAGTGTACTGAGATCCGTTGATAAAGTAGTTGAAAGAAGGAGCATCTCCGACAACAAGCCTTGCGAGATCTCGACATCACATTCATGTCATTAGAAGAGCCACACATTCCAAAGAATGAATGTCAAATTCATAGATCATTCGATGCCTAGAATGCTAGCTGTTGGCAGGGCTTCGAGATGGCCAACAAACGATGGAGGGGCTCGAAGGAAGAAGATGTGAGGTACGCTTCTGGTGATCAGACCAACAagccgacgacgacaacgatagaGCTTGATTCAAGCAACGCCAACAATTGGGGAGCGTCCCGAAGTGGGGCAGGCGGGCGTCGGAGGCAGCAGAGTGTCAGTGAAGGCCATGAGATATTGGCGGAGTCAAAGAGTGATCGCGGGAGGCAATGCCGACGACAATGTGGAGTGGTGTTAGGAAGGTGCAGCCGAGGGGGAGGGAAAATTATTTACTCACGAATGGCGGTTGAATATATTTGCAAAAATGATAGACTCTCGGATTTGTTTTACAAAAAGTTACGGGCCTATATTTTTCCCTTCGGTAATCTTCCTTTTTGATTTTTACCGTGGGACCGGCCTCATCTAATCACCAATTAAAATAACCCAGCTCAGCCTCGTCCGTAGAAGTCCTGTAAAGCATCCGTAGATGTAGCAAAGCTCATATATTTGAGAGTCGGGGCGATCGTGAAGTAAAAGTTTAGCTCTACGACACTAACAAGGAATTGGTTTAAAATTAAAAAATTTACTCCTCTAAATTTTCTTATAGGGtcggctatagatgctcttaaACCCCAGGAATCTTCCGCAGATTTTCATATTTCCTTTGTGCACGAGAAAAAGTAGCGTTTGGCCAAGGTACCCTTTGCACCGCTTACTCGGGAGCTATGTTATGTAGCCTGGCACCACTAGCAGAGCACTAATGTGAGCCGAGCTGAAGCTGTCTCCCCAGATGTCGTCCAAGAAACAGAGGAGAAATCGCATAGGCATACCGGTGCAGAGAGTGAGAGAGTATTCATCACGTGCCCTGGTAAGCAGAGCACGCGGCAACGCAGCCTGCCCGCCCGACAACCGGAGACAGAGGCTACTCCCGAAGTGGAAAGGTCAAAGCGGTTGCTCTGTTCGACTGCTGCACCTGCATGGGAGGACCAGACAGGCAGAGTAAACAAAGCAGAGCATGCCAGCACGAGGCCACCGGTCCGCGCACTGTCTTCTGATCTAACggtcgtctccttcctcgcgaCCGCCCAAGCTCCGTATCCGCCTTGCCCTGCGGACTGCCGTGCACGGGCACGTTTGCCTCTGCGCCTAAGCAAACCACGTCCCAACCCTTCCAGGCCAAGAAACCGCTCCGATTTATGCCGGCCACCCCGCGCCCAGCGACATGCCGCCGCCACTGCACCCCAATCCAAGAACGCCGCGGTTCGTACATGGCGCACGCTGGTGACATGACGGCCTTCTACGGCGCCTGGGTGGGCCGCGAggaggagatcgtgtccgacctcaCGGCCGCGCTCGGGGCGCGCCGGCGCGACGCGCTGGCTCCGCTCGTGGACGCGGCCATGGACCACGTGGCCACCTTGTACGAGCACAAGGCGAGCCTCGCCGACCGCGACGTGGTGGCCGCGCTCGACCAGCGCTGGCTCAACCCGCTGGAGCGCACCTTCCTGTGGGCGTGGGGCTGGCGGCCCGCGCTCGTGTTCCGCTTCGTGGACGGCTCAGGCATTGGCCCGCGCCAGCGCCGCGAGCTGGAGGACCTGCGCGCGGCCACGGCGGCGGCCGAGAAGGAGGTGGACCGGGAGGTGGCGGCCGTGCAGGAGTCGCTGGCGGGGCCGCGCGTGCTGGAGGCGCTGCGCCAGCGCCGGCAGCACCCGCGCAACGGCGTCCAGGCGGACGAGGCCGTGGCCGCGGTGGGGCAGTCGCTCCGCGTGCTGCTGGCCGCGGGCGACGCGCTCCGCGAGCGCACTGTGCGCGGCGTCGTCGGGGTGCTGGCCCCGGACGCGGAGCAGGCTGGCGCCTTCTTCGCGGCCATGCTGAGGTTCCACCTGGGCGTCCACCGCGCCGGCCGCGCCTGGAGCTCCGGCCacggcggcggccggcgaggcCTCTAGCCGGTGAACTCCACCCAAAATTATACCCCGTTGCGTCCGATTATGCACGAGGGGAGAAATAATGCCCCGCATTAGAGTGCATTGTCTGTGTCAGGCTAGACTAGCCATTGCAATAAGAGTCGGCCGAGTCATGTTTTCTCGGGTCGTCCGGTCATGTGTTCACTTGTTGTTTGCCATGTCGAATTGCTTATCATGTGGACTGTCGGTTTCAATGGTGGCGGCCGGCGTAAGTCGCCGCCTTCCGATGTCCAGTCACTCGCTACTCGCTAGTCCAGCGTCAAGTATCATCGTCTTGCCTGGGCAATCTGGTCGTTGCGAGTATCAAATTATAAGATTCTCTAATTGTACGCACTCGGCAAAGTCTGCGAGTTCTAAGATTTGTGCCAACCTATGGCCCATCTGCATGTATAGTTCTTGTATTGGTATCTCAGCTGTCGGTATTTTAATATAGTCAAATCACTATCTGGCCTACAAAGAACGGTGATCTGTCTTTTTTCTTATGGTTATTGTGATGATGTCGAAAACAGACGACAGATGTTGGTGTGAAGCTTAGCAATATTCTGTTATCTTTTCAGTTGTGTGTCGGGTCGGTTTTTATGtgatttatattttgtttttttattataaAATTAAAACACATATTACCATGCAAAATGGATTACGTCTGTCTTATCATAAGCGTCTTCTTCATGCATCTTTTTCTCTTACATGCATGCATACAGGAAATTTCAGCTCCactcttctactccctccgtttcaaaatataagatcttttagagatttcactaagagactatatacgaagcaaaataagtgaatgtacactctaaaatatatttatatacatccgtatgtagtttatagtggaatctctaaaaggtcttatatttaggaacggggggAGTACATAATAAATTCACTGCTATTTTATTTTACCTTGGTAAAACTAAATCATTcatatcttttatttttttatatatatttgaactccatacataaaGACCTTTAGAATAGGATAAGTCTTGGATAGATTTAAAACAAGTTTAAATTTCAACATTTGATATTCCATACGTGAAACAAACCTAattttgtgtgttattttacaaATACGCAATTGAAATAGATGTGATTTTTGTATAACAAGCCAGTGAAAAGTGAAATGTGGCTTTAgaaaatgaaaatgatatgaaattGAAATATTAACTGGTGGACATGATTATCTGGAGACGTGTAACAATTTTTTTGAGGAATtaaaatattttcattcaaaATTATGGAATTGAAATATATGTGATTATTGTGAAATAGCAGTGAAAAGTGAAATATGGGTTCTAAAAATGGAAATAATATGAAACTGAAATGTCAACCTGTGAAATTGATATTTTTGCGGGTGTGTGGAATTGATTATTTGAAAATGTGTGTCAGTTTATTTCGAATGAGTGAAATACGTTATTTCAAAAATGTGAAATTGAAATAGATGTGATTTTTGTAAAACAAGCCAGTGAAAT
This window encodes:
- the LOC123430919 gene encoding protein DOG1-like 4, with the translated sequence MPATPRPATCRRHCTPIQERRGSYMAHAGDMTAFYGAWVGREEEIVSDLTAALGARRRDALAPLVDAAMDHVATLYEHKASLADRDVVAALDQRWLNPLERTFLWAWGWRPALVFRFVDGSGIGPRQRRELEDLRAATAAAEKEVDREVAAVQESLAGPRVLEALRQRRQHPRNGVQADEAVAAVGQSLRVLLAAGDALRERTVRGVVGVLAPDAEQAGAFFAAMLRFHLGVHRAGRAWSSGHGGGRRGL